The genomic interval GAACCTCGTAATTACCTTCCCTGACCGAAGGGTCTGCGGTATCGACAAATCCTACCGCACAGTTGGTCGTACCCAGGTCAATGCCCACAATATACCGTGAATCTATCATGAAAATCCTCCTGAAAAAGCTTTGCCGGCTATTGCCTTATGGTAAACTTCAAGTTTTTGCCCTTCTCGGCTCATTCTCTTCCGGTGGCTTGATAACCTCTACTTCAGCCGGGGCGATCACCGATGGGTCCTGGCCCTTCGGCAGATCAGGCAATTTTACCTTACAGGCCCTCCAGCCGTGATGTTTCAAGATTCCGGTAAAGGGCGGATCCCCGATCACATATCCACTCAGCCGAACCACGGAAGGGTCGATTCCCTTCTCGACGGTCACCGTGCTCCCCTCCGGCTCTTTCCTGATCGGCTCAACCGCGAGGATATCATCCAGCGCTTTTTTACACCCTTCATGAACTGTCCTTACCGCCGCCCCTATCTGGTAGTCAGAATAAGCGGAAATATCTTCCTGAAGAAAGTCGATCAGACGACCTTCCCGCTGCAGAAGGGAGAGTATCTGAATTCCCTCTGGGGGGGCTCCGGAAAGAATGCTGGAGATCCTCTTTGCCATTTCATTATTCTTGAGCACGGTAAAAAAGCTTTTGAAAGCCAAACCCAAGCTCCCCATCGATCGCCTCCTTGATTTCTTTATAAACTTGAACTTTCACCAAAGTCTTATAATTGTCGGCCGACAAAATTAAAAATCCCTTGATGTTTATTCTTTGATGGTAATTTCTCACCCATTACCGGGGCAAACACAAAATTATACCATAAAAAGAGAAAGAAAGGGAGAGGGGGAAAAAGGAGGTATTGCAATACAGATAAGTCCAGGTTATTATACACAATATATACATAATTTATGTATATTAATGTTACTATCTTTACATATGAAGAAAGTTGCTGTATACTATGCGAAATAAATTCCCATCAAGGAAACGCCTGAATAAATTTAACACACATAAGCTATCACTAACCATAGATGAACTATTATTTGGAGGGCATTAAATATGAATAAAAACTTTCTCTTCTTCTTTCAATCCGCATCTCTTTTTACCCTCTGTATGATCAGAAAGTGTGAGTGGAGCGCTTACTCTCTTACTTTGACTATCATCACCATTACTCTGATGATCCTGAGCTTTTTGGTTGCCTGATTGAATAGGCCATCGCCCTTTTTTTAAGGAGCGAGGACCTCAATCAGGCCATGAAGAATTTCCGGGATAGTGAATCCCATCTTGAGAGGAATGACAAAGGTCAGGAGCATTGACAGGAAAATGATGAGCAGGGCAATAATGTCCGGCTTTTTCACCCGGAAAGGTCGCTCATCAGTTTCAATACGAGCATTTTCAGCCAGTTCATTGCTGAGGTGGACCACACAACTGCTGGCTTTTACCGTTCCAAAAACACGGGGCATCATCTCGGCTGTTTTAATCAAGCCCTCGAATTTGAAAATCCTCAATACTCTGGCCAGATACAATTGCGGATTCGCTACGGCAAAAGCGACCGAATGATGGGAGACGACATCAATGCACAGGCCGATGAAGAGAAACGTCAGGTCCAATTTGCAATGGGACAGGGCGATGAGAATGTCCATTCCCGAAAATCCGGCGGAAATTTTTGTTCTCTTGTAAATCTCCAGAACAAAATGAGCCATCACCCAGACGGCAAAGTAAAACAGACCGCAGGTTAAAGCGATAACAGCCGCTCCCCCAACATAGACAATAAGAAAGAGTTTTCGCGTGTCATGAGTAATGGCAAAAAGTTCCACATTTTGTCGTATCCATTCCATGCTTTTCCTGGCCCTCGCTGATTCTTAAGCTGTTATCATGAGCAGGCATTTTCCGCTGCCGGGAATAGTTTTATTTTCAGCAAGAACAATACCACCGCGACCATTTCTCATGGATAATTTGATGAGTGGCTGAAAGATCAGGAAAAATCTGGCAGGATTACACTCAAGTATGGGGTGATAGTACCGGGGACCAGGAGAAAATATATGGCCTGTTGCATAAAAATTTGTCTAAGATAAGGTCATAAAATTTTGTTGCCTGACATTTTTCTGATAACCCACGTGTATACCGGGGAATCTGATTTACTGCTTTCAGATTCCCCAAAGAAAATAGAATAAAAGCTTACCCAGTATATTTTTCGACCTCCAATTGAAAATCCATCGGATATAATTTACTGATACCCACTCCACAGGAGATGTGCTCCTGTATGGCCGCAAGCTGCCCGGCTACTTGAATGAAACAGGAAAAAGCCGATTGACAAGGGCGGGCTGATTGTTTACTATATCCTTCATGGGGTAAGCTTATGAACACAAACTCTGCCGAATCAGAACGGATCAGCGAGATCATTTCCATTTTAAAATCGACCTATCCGGAGGCCAAAACCGCTCTGCGGTTTTCTTCACCGCTTGAGCTGCTCATTTCCACAATCCTTTCAGCCCAGTGTACGGATGAGAGGGTAAACAAGGTCACCAGGACCCTGTTTGCCAAATATCCTTCAGCCAAAGCCTATGCCAGGGCAGACCTGGCGGAGCTGGAAGAGGATATCAGGCCGACCGGCTTTTTCCACAATAAAGCCAGAAACATCAAAGCCTGCTGTGAGCACCTGGAGGAAAAGTTTCAGGGGGAGGTTCCCAACCGGCTTGAGGACCTGACTCAATTGCCCGGTGTAGGACGTAAAACTGCCAATGTGGTTCTTGGTAATGCCTTCAACATTCCCGGCCTGGTGGTAGATACCCATGTCAAGCGGGTGGCGGGGAGGCTTGGTCTTACCAGCCAGAAAGATCCGGATAAGATCGAGCAGGAATTGATGAGCATCATCCCCCGTGAGGAGTGGATTCAGTTCTCCCACCTTCTGATATTTCATGGCCGCGCAATCTGCAAAGCCCCCAAACCCTCATGCCCCATCTGCCCGGTTGCAAGACTTTGCCCCTCTTACTGTAAGTGGAGCCATTGATGCGCTCTATTGTCAGGGCACCAGGATCACCCTGCCGATAAGGAAGAGGGGTGAGATGACAGAAAGAGAGCACCTTGTGCTGAGGGAGGTTATTTTCCCATAAGATTCTTCCTCATCAATCGTCATTTATTATAAATTTAACCATCCAGAAATTCGTCCCCCCATTATTCAATATATCGTTCACTGATGCAGTATCATTGCAGTGATGATTGAAACATTCAAACTTACCTGTCAGGAGAACAAGAAGATGAAACATTCTTCGCTTCAAGGCCCGCCCCCTGCATTCCGGCCAGAGCAGGAAAATTATCGCCTCCGCCTCCGGTTCGAGTATGGTCCCCTGGATGACGGAACCTTATGGGTACGGACCCCCAACCGGGGGCTTTTCCATGTAGACTGGCTGACTCTGCGGCTCCTTCTGGAACTGAACGGGGGAAGAACGATATCAGGGCTTGCTCAAAAATACAAAGTTGAGCAGCAGGAATTATACTCCCTCCTGACGAGTCTTGAGAAAGAAGGCTCGATCGTCCCGGCCAGACAGGGGAAAATCACCATGGGCCGTCAATGGGACGACATTCACCTGTTACCCTTTATCCTCC from bacterium carries:
- a CDS encoding DUF2760 domain-containing protein; this encodes MGSLGLAFKSFFTVLKNNEMAKRISSILSGAPPEGIQILSLLQREGRLIDFLQEDISAYSDYQIGAAVRTVHEGCKKALDDILAVEPIRKEPEGSTVTVEKGIDPSVVRLSGYVIGDPPFTGILKHHGWRACKVKLPDLPKGQDPSVIAPAEVEVIKPPEENEPRRAKT
- the nth gene encoding endonuclease III; the encoded protein is MNTNSAESERISEIISILKSTYPEAKTALRFSSPLELLISTILSAQCTDERVNKVTRTLFAKYPSAKAYARADLAELEEDIRPTGFFHNKARNIKACCEHLEEKFQGEVPNRLEDLTQLPGVGRKTANVVLGNAFNIPGLVVDTHVKRVAGRLGLTSQKDPDKIEQELMSIIPREEWIQFSHLLIFHGRAICKAPKPSCPICPVARLCPSYCKWSH